DNA sequence from the Nocardia sp. BMG111209 genome:
GAAACTGCTGAACCGGGTCGGACGCATCGTCACCGATCAGGTGGCGCTGGGCCGGGCCCTGGTCGCCGTGCACGACGGCACCGCCGCGCAGTGCCTGCTCGAGCCCTACGACGTGACCGCGTGGGACCGCCGGGTCGACCTGTTCACGCTGGTGGTGCTCGCCTACAGCGAGGAGACGCGGTGAGTCCGGACCTGTCCGTCACGGTCGGCGGGCAGCGGGTCCGGCTGCGCGACGAGGGCGATCCGGCCGCGAAACCCGTTGTGCTGCTGCACGGTTTCGCCGGATCGGGGCACTGGTACGACCGGGTCGCGGCGCTGCTCACCGGCGGGTTCCGGGTGATCCGGCCGGATCTGCGCGGCCACGGTGGCACCGGCGGCCACCACGACCTCGACGGACCGGCCCAGGGCCGCACGATCGCACAGCTGCTGACCGCCCTGGATGTGCACGACGTCACCGTGGCCGGGCACTCCTTCGGCGCGGACGTCGCCCTCGCCACCGCCGACCAGTCGCCCCGCGTGCGGCGGATCGCGCTGATCGATCAGGCTCCCGACTATCGCGACGCCCGTTTCCCGGCCGGCAACGGACTGCTCGCCGATCCGCTGCTCGGACCGCTGCTGCACCGGGCGGCGCTGCCGCCGTTCGTTCGATTCGGCCTCCGATACGGAGTCGCACCGGGTTTCGATGTGCGCACCGCCTTCGACGATCCGGAGCAGGGCGTGCGGGACTACCGCGCGATGAGCCCGTACATGCCCCGCACGGTCATCGTGGATCGCCGCCGCCGGCTGGCGGTCAACCCGCTCGACGCGCAGATCCGCGCCCTGGCCCTGCCGACCCTGGTGCTGCACGGCACGCACGACCGCTTCTACGACTGCGCGACCACCACGGCGCGCTATCGCGCCACCGGCGCCCGCGTCGAAATCGTCGACGGCGCAGGACATTCCCCGAACATCGAGCGACCCGCCGTGGTCGCCGAGCTGCTCGCGGATTTCGCCGGTCGTTCCTGAGCGAACGGATCCGGCCGTGGTGGTGGCCGTCTGCGATATCCGGCGGCCCGGGAAACGGTGCGGCTGTGAGCAAGTGGCCCGGGAAGTGGTGCCGCTGTAAGCAGAGGGTGCGGGATCCGTCGGGGTATTGTCCGGATCCGGGGCCGTGCGCAACGATCGTCTCGAAGGCGACGGAGCGGAGCGGGACATGGGTGAACGGCCCGAATTGGCGGCAGTGCTGGATATGCAGCCACATCCGGAGGGTGGCTGGTATCGCGAAACCTGGCGCAGCCCAGTGGAATTCATGACCAGCGGATACGACGGCACGCGTGCGGCCGCGACGGCGATCCATTTCCTGTTGCTGCCGGGCGAACGGTCCGCACCGCATACGGTCCGCTCGGACGAGCTGTGGTTGTGGCATCGCGGCGGCCCGCTGCTGCTGAACATCGATGGCGCGGAGATCGTCCTCGGGCCCGATGTGGAGCACGGGCAGTTGTTGCAGGCCGTGGTCCCCGGCGGTGTCAGCCAGGCCGCCCGCCCGGCCGGTGACCAGTACGTTCTGGTCAGCTGCGTGGTTTCCCCGGGGTTCGATTTCGCGGACTTCCGGCTGGATTGACGGCCCGACACCGATTCCGGTCGGACAGGCATTCGCGTGCGGAGTTGTGCACACCCATCCCCAAGACGTGTGGACAAAAAGTGGAGACTCGAAGCCATTCAGAGTCTTTCGATGCATTTCTACAGTTGCTTCTGTCGGTCCGGCGAACCGCCGGACGACGAGGACGAAGGAGCTCACGATGCACGCGGTGATCCAGAAGACCTTCGGCGGACCCGAAGTACTGGAACTTGTCGAGATCGACCGGCCGGCACTGCTTTCCGGCGAGGTACTGGTACGGGTACGGGCCAGTGCGATCAATCCGGTCGACGTGGCGGTGCGCTCCGGCGCCTTCCCGATGCTCGGCGAACCGCCGTTCGGCCTCGGCTGGGACATCTCCGGTGTGGTGGAGGCGACCGGTCCGGGGGCGCGATACGAGGTCGGCGAGGAGGTCTACGGCATGCCGTTCTTCCCCCGCGCCGCCACCGGATACGCGGAGTACGTGGCCGCGCCGTCCCGGCAGCTGGCCCGGAAACCGAAGTCGCTGAGCCACATCGAAGCGGCGGCCCTGCCCCTGGCCGGGTTGACCGCCTGGCAGGGCCTGGTCGACAAGGCTCACGTCGGCCCCGGCGACCGGGTCCTGATCCATCGCGCAGCCGGTGGTGTCGGCCATCTGGCCGTGCAGATCGCCAAGGCGCGCGGGGCGTACGTCATCGCCCTGGCCAGTGCGGGCAAACACGATTTCGTCCGGGGTCTCGGCGCGGACGAGGTGATCGACTACCGCAGTACCGATTTCACCGAGGTGGTCCGCGATGTCGACATCGTCCTCGACTCGGTCGCCGCCGGCGCACGCTCCCTACGGGTCCTGAAGCCGGGCGGCATCCTGGTGACCATCCTCGAACACACGAATCCGCAACTGGAAGCGGAGGTTCGTGCGGCGGGCCGCCGCTTCGCCGGTATCTCGGTCGAACCGGACTACGCGGCCCTGGAGTCGATCGCGGAACTGGTGGACGCCGGCGCACTGCGCCCCGCCGTCGCCGCGACCCTACCCCTGGCGCAGGCCGGCAAGGCCCACGAGCTGGTCGCCGCGGGCGACATCGTCGGCAAGGTTGTGCTAGAGGTCGGCTGACCCGGCAACCCGGCAACCCGGCAACCCGGCAACCCGGCAACCCGGCAACCCGGCAACCCGGCAACCCGGCAACCCGGCAACCCGGCAACCCGGCAACCCGGCAACCCGGCAACCCGGCAACCCGGCAACCCGGCAACCCGGCAACCCGGCAGCACGGCAACCCGGCAGCACGGCAACCCGGCAGCACGGCAACCCGGCAGCACGGCAACCCGGCAGCACGGCAGCACGGCAGCACGGCAGCACGGCAGCACGGCAGCACGGCAGCACGGCAGCACGGCAGCACGGCAGCACGGCAGCACGGCAGCACGGACAAGATTGGGGTCGGGGCACCGATTCCGGTACGAAGGAGGCGGGGATGGATGTGCTCAGTGAGGCCTTGGCCTCTATGCGGACCGCGGCGCCGCGGTCGGTGCGTACGGACGGACGAGCGCCGTGGGCCATGCGGCTGCCGCCGACGGCGG
Encoded proteins:
- a CDS encoding NADP-dependent oxidoreductase, producing the protein MHAVIQKTFGGPEVLELVEIDRPALLSGEVLVRVRASAINPVDVAVRSGAFPMLGEPPFGLGWDISGVVEATGPGARYEVGEEVYGMPFFPRAATGYAEYVAAPSRQLARKPKSLSHIEAAALPLAGLTAWQGLVDKAHVGPGDRVLIHRAAGGVGHLAVQIAKARGAYVIALASAGKHDFVRGLGADEVIDYRSTDFTEVVRDVDIVLDSVAAGARSLRVLKPGGILVTILEHTNPQLEAEVRAAGRRFAGISVEPDYAALESIAELVDAGALRPAVAATLPLAQAGKAHELVAAGDIVGKVVLEVG
- a CDS encoding alpha/beta fold hydrolase, translated to MSPDLSVTVGGQRVRLRDEGDPAAKPVVLLHGFAGSGHWYDRVAALLTGGFRVIRPDLRGHGGTGGHHDLDGPAQGRTIAQLLTALDVHDVTVAGHSFGADVALATADQSPRVRRIALIDQAPDYRDARFPAGNGLLADPLLGPLLHRAALPPFVRFGLRYGVAPGFDVRTAFDDPEQGVRDYRAMSPYMPRTVIVDRRRRLAVNPLDAQIRALALPTLVLHGTHDRFYDCATTTARYRATGARVEIVDGAGHSPNIERPAVVAELLADFAGRS
- a CDS encoding cupin domain-containing protein produces the protein MGERPELAAVLDMQPHPEGGWYRETWRSPVEFMTSGYDGTRAAATAIHFLLLPGERSAPHTVRSDELWLWHRGGPLLLNIDGAEIVLGPDVEHGQLLQAVVPGGVSQAARPAGDQYVLVSCVVSPGFDFADFRLD